A genomic segment from Aegilops tauschii subsp. strangulata cultivar AL8/78 chromosome 1, Aet v6.0, whole genome shotgun sequence encodes:
- the LOC109755148 gene encoding uncharacterized protein, with protein MAVVQAASVLGSFPFRAAVVALCVLLLPLLPSPRPPAAGEGDGGGGGGGGQAFLAKVWELLHLLFVGIAVSYGLFSRRNDGGGRVEKDAAAAAGKADARYVSRMFQGDLVFDDDGEDGVPDSPAGGGARSWSALHHPEEPVVMVAAGGGGRSHTVAQQAALSLPVRALRPQDSGAAGHGNGESRAQPRAHDTVLPSPIPWRSRSGRFDAPPTPSSPSPSPKRLSPASSMSDETLAKASEEHATVPKRRSTYKSSISSLPPPPPPPPPPFLVHSYHPVADRRTTAAKSFKEELQDHSTKGRGDQDHYSQQGSQSFNSSSTYTNSSPATPRSSFDGSSSSSSPSVGRSVRTIRPREGIQPKIQEVPDENEAGNAADSSHGSEEPYGYREYQAVPRFQYERRSSDPILGIVAVSSDETESSDDDEDGVGAYSTRTNSPRESPPTPEVDENEVDKKAEEFIARFREQIRLQRIASIKKSAGPRGLKHGK; from the coding sequence ATGGCCGTGGTGCAGGCGGCGTCGGTGCTCGGGAGCTTCCCGTTCAGGGCGGCCGTGGTGGCGCTCTGCGTGCTGCTGCTCCCGCTCCTCCCGTCGCCACGGCCACCTGCGGCGGGGGaaggggacggcggcggcggcgggggcgggggccAGGCGTTCTTGGCCAAGGTGTGGGAGCTGCTGCACCTGCTCTTCGTCGGAATCGCCGTGTCGTACGGGCTCTTCAGCCGGAGGAACGACGGTGGGGGGCGCGTGGAGAAGGATGCAGCCGCGGCGGCCGGGAAGGCGGACGCGAGGTATGTCTCGCGGATGTTCCAGGGCGACCTCGTGTTCGACGATGATGGCGAGGACGGGGTGCCCGACAGCCCCgctggcggcggggcgcggtccTGGAGCGCGCTGCACCACCCCGAGGAGCCTGTGGTCATGGTGGCGGCAGGCGGGGGCGGGCGGAGCCACACCGTGGCCCAGCAGGCGGCACTGTCGCTGCCCGTCCGGGCCCTGAGGCCGCAGGACTCCGGCGCGGCGGGACACGGCAACGGCGAGTCGCGTGCGCAGCCGCGCGCCCACGACACCGTGCTCCCTTCGCCGATCCCGTGGCGGTCACGGTCCGGGAGGTTCGACGCACCACCGACTCCGAGCAGCCCCTCACCGTCGCCGAAGAGGCTGTCGCCCGCGTCGTCCATGTCCGATGAGACACTGGCCAAGGCCAGCGAGGAGCACGCCACCGTCCCCAAGCGGAGGAGCACGTATAAGTCTTCCATTTCCTCCCTACCGCCCCCGCcacctccgccaccgccgccgttcCTTGTTCACAGTTACCACCCTGTGGCTGACCGCCGGACCACTGCGGCGAAGAGCTTCAAGGAGGAGCTGCAGGATCACAGCACGAAAGGCAGAGGAGATCAGGACCATTACTCGCAGCAGGGTTCGCAGAGCTTCAACAGTTCTTCGACTTACACCAACTCCTCGCCGGCGACGCCAAGAAGCTCTTTCGacggctcctcctcgtcgtcatcgCCGTCAGTCGGTAGATCAGTGAGAACAATCAGGCCAAGAGAAGGAATCCAACCCAAAATCCAAGAAGTGCCTGACGAAAACGAAGCCGGCAATGCAGCGGATAGTTCGCATGGATCAGAAGAGCCGTATGGATACAGAGAGTACCAAGCCGTCCCAAGGTTCCAGTACGAGAGGAGGAGCAGCGACCCAATCCTGGGCATAGTGGCGGTCTCCTCGGACGAGACCGAGAgcagcgacgacgacgaggacggcgTTGGCGCGTACTCGACGAGGACGAACTCGCCGAGGGAGTCGCCGCCGACGCCAGAGGTGGACGAGAACGAGGTGGACAAGAAGGCGGAGGAGTTCATCGCAAGGTTCAGAGAGCAGATCAGACTGCAAAGGATCGCGTCCATCAAGAAGTCCGCGGGACCCCGCGGCCTGAAGCACGGCAAGTAG